The sequence below is a genomic window from Lolium perenne isolate Kyuss_39 chromosome 7, Kyuss_2.0, whole genome shotgun sequence.
GATTGCTGGTTTGGCTGGCTTATTGGCCGAATTGAATGGTGGGATTTTTCGTTAAACTTGCCCCGGCACTTCCATCCATGACTAGCGTTTTGGGTAGTTCACAGGGTCTTGGGTTTAGATTCACTTTCAGGCTGAAATGTGGTAACAATGTTGGAGCTAGGTAAGGGGAAGCAGTAGGTGCGCCGTTTAGTCTGATATATGCGTGCTCCATTGGCTGCTTGTTGTTTCAAGGGATTTGAGATGGATGTGATTAATGTCCAATTGTTGTCACCCCAACCCAGGGTTATGGGATGCGGGTGCTTGATTATTTACTCGCACTGCCATATTTTAGCTACTTTTGGGTTTGTTTGGAGTAGATGCTGTATCTGCGCAGCTGGAAACAGCAGAAAAACCTGGATTCAGCTGCAGTAGTTTATGTCCCGTTAGTTATAGGAGTAAGCGAGCATATGACTAACTCAAAATGGCCTCTTCTTTTTTGTCTGTTTAGTCCTGTTAGTTATAGAAGTGAGCGAGCATATAACTAACTTAAAATTCTGCCTCTCCCTTTTTTTCTGCTATAGGTTTGATCGTGATTGGAAAAAGATAGAAGCATTTGTTGGCTCAAAAACTGTGATACAGGTATAGTTTGTAGTAGCTATCATAGTATTTCCTTTTACCTGCCGTTCCAAATGTTTACTGCACAATTTGATCAATATTGAATGTTTTAGACTTCTAGTTATGCCCTTCAGTGCAACACACACCTTTAAGTGAAACGAGTTGAGTTCTATTTGAAGTGTTGAGTACTAGATGACAAACTTACTATAATACGAAGTAGAATATTTAATAATATCATTGAGCTAAATCCTCTTGACATACTGCGCATTCCCTGTTGCAGATAAGGAGTCATGCGCAGAAGTACTTCTTAAAGGTTCAGAAGAATGGTACAGGGGAGCATTTGCCCCCACCCCGGCCGAAGCGTAAGGCGGCCCACCCATATCCACAGAAAGCCTCTAAAGGTGGTACTTGCCATTTGCATCTCAAGCGTAACTTTTTGTTTTTGAGAAGACTAAAATTTATGTAACCCCTGCAGCATCGCAAGCTGCTGTGTCACAACaactacctcctcctcctcctcatcatcatcaggaTCAGGATGCTGTTATGTCTATGGATGCATCTATGGTTGTTCCAAACAACAATGCAAATGCTGTGGCACCTTCCTGGGACAATGCTCTTGTTCAACCTTTGAGTGGAAGTCATACGCAAGGTCTGTTATGTACTATTGTCATTTTCTTGATTGAATACTAATGGCTCGTGGAGGAAATGCTAAGGTCTGCAATTTTGATATGTCCAGGTGCTGCTGCAACAAATAACTGCTCTAGTAGCATAGAGAGCCAATCTGGGACCTGGCCAACTTCTGAAGCAGTTGAACAAGAAAATGCGCCTCCTCCACTCCGTGGTGAGTTTTCAATTATGCAGCGTACACTATGCAAATCCATCCTGGCAACAGTTATCTAGGCCATCAGCTTAGTTCTCAACATAtatgatactccctccgatccgaaaAAAATGTCGGTCGGTTCATTTTGCAAAACAGGCCCTTAAATTTATTCTGTCGTCATCCCGCAATCCAACCTCAGCTCTCGTCGTAACCCGCACCCGCTCCCCGCATTCGCCCCACCACCCTCCGCTCTTGCTCTCCCTCTCTGCTCTCCTCCACCTTCGGGCTTCGGCTCGCCGAGCTCCACACCGCGAAGCGGCTGACTTCATGGTCCAACCCGATGACAAATCACCAGATCCGGCGTCGGCGAGGTTGGATCCGATTGCTGTGAGACCGGACACGCTGGATCCAGTGGCCGTGAGGCTGCATCTTCGCTCCCCCCGCAGCTGCGCCTTCCTCGCCGTGGCGGACCCGTACGTGCCGGCAGGGAGCCGAAGCAGCAGCTTAATCCGGCGCTCGAGTTCCCGATACCATCCATGTCGAGCTCGCTCGCCTCTCCACGGTTAGCCAGATCCCGACCACATCTCGTCTTGGCTGGAGGAGGTGGCGTGGGAACTGGCCGGAGGAGGAGCTAGCACTTCTGTTTGACCGATCCGGCCAGAATCGAGCTGGACCAGATCCGGCGGCAGCGAGCTGGAGTAGATCGAACCGGCCAGAACGTGGAAGCTAGCGTGCGTGGAGGAACGACTTTCATGAGGAACAGGTTTTTGTGATTTCGGAAGGGCTTAATTGTAAAACGAAATTATAATAGCCATGGGACACTTTTttgggatcggagggagtactttaatGCAATGATAAATATCCCCTGTAGTAGAGATATCGTTGGGAAACTAGAGTCGGCTTCTATCACTGTATCCTTACTTTTGTTGCTCCGTGGTTACACACCCAGCTATGCCAGATTTTGCACAAGTATACAACTTCCTTGGAAGCGTATTCGATCCAGATAAGAGTGGACATTTGCAGAGGTTAAAGGCGATGGATCCAATTGATGTGGAAACGGTATGTCTTCTGGAGTGTCTACTTTTAAAAAGCTTTGCCATTTCACAATTATATGCCTTCCTATTTAAATGGCACTATCTTCTCTATGCCTCTTATGTCTTATTACAGTCTCCTTTTGCTACTTTCGTTATTGTGTATGAAACAGTTGTTGACTCAAAGAAGAGTCAGTAGTCATGCCTTTTGATTATATATGATAATGATAGTAAATAGAGTGCAATGTTGAGGTGCTGTTGTGAACTTTGCAACTCTCTTTGAGAGCATGGTTTGAACATAAAATATCACTTACAATGTTCTAGAGTTCACAAAATCTTGCAGTGATGATGTTAGATAAGTGTCATGGTTCTAACATTTCACAGTGCTCTTGCAGATTTAAGAAATATCAACCCAATTTCGTTGATAAAAAACCAGTTGATAAAATCATCCAGATACACAATATTGTTTTTTGACTGCATGCATTTGTGTTTGACCTCTGTTCTCCTTGCCTTATTTTTTACACTGTCCTGAGTCCTGACTCCTGAGTCATTTCTTCCCTTTTGGTTTAGTTTCACGTTTACTGCATTTCATTGTTACCCATTCATGTATCTCATCACTATGAATATGATTATTGTATTTGTTTGCACTAACTTTGTTGTTTCACTGGTGATAAATATTGATCTGTTGAGTGGACTAATCTGCAGGTACTGCTGCTGATGAGAAATCTATCGATGAACTTGACTAGCCCAGACTTTGAGGCCCATGTAAGCTTTGTCTTCTCTTTCAGCATCTTATGGTGTGTTCAAATGCTTCTACAGTACTGTAATTATGGTTTGCCATTCCTTTTAGTCAGCTCAGTGATTCCGGTGATAATAGTGTTTTCAGATATTAATATCACCATCTTGTTACCGTGTAACTCTTTGGTATTCTATTTCTGCACTTCACAGAAATAATTGAAATGGTCTTCTAGCCAGTGTTCCATGTTTCTTTAGCTGAAATTTTGTTCCATGTTTGTAGTAGATAATTTTTTCAAAAATGTTAATTAACTAGGTAATTCATTAGACTGTAGACTATTAACTTGTGAACTATTAACTTGTGCTGAAGAACGTCCATCTGTTCTCTAGCATTTCATTGATGAGTGATGATTGGGCAGCCCGGTGCATGAAGCTCCTGCTTTGCGTGGGGTCCGGGGAGGGGTCGGACCACATTGATGAGTGATGATTGATTGCCATAATTTTGTAATACTGTATGATCATTTAAGCAATACACAGAACATATATTACTAGATAACTCTGAAAACATGTTACTTTTTTTGGTCTCCAACGATACCCTCGTTATACACCACATGTTGATACACTTTGAAAATCGAACCATCGATGGATTTGTTCTGATGTGCTGTTCTGAAAATCTGATTGATTCATTCACCTCTGATTGTAGCGGAATTTGCTCTCGTCGTATGGTTGTGATGAAGACGATACCAAGTCCGGAAGCATGGGAAGTCTTGGATCTCAGAGTCACCATCTGCCATCCATGTAACACTTCAGTCCCTCTACATATATATGTGTTGTGACATATTATATACTGCATCTCAACAAAGAGCCTTCACATTTTCAGGGTAACAAGTGAGTGAGCATCAGCCTGCTCGCCATAGAAGCTTCAGTTGTTCGTTTCGCAAGACACCTGTGCTCTCCTTGTAATGGACTCACAGACGGCTGGTCTGGGACTTCTATGGATGTTTGGTGTGTTGTTTCAGTGACATTTGTATAGCTTGCAGTGATATGCTCTAACCCTAGGCTAGTTTTGCTCATCAAGTTGGTGTAGGTAGCCAGTTTTGTGTGCTCCAAGCAATTCTTTTCCCTAGGGTGGGGCATAATAGCTCAAGATGGTTTTTGTGTATACATCGATATGTGTGCGTTGATGTAAATATGTATTATCGTGTAATGCTTAAGATACTGGTGAGTTGTTTCGGCAATAATAAGCTGGATAATCCAGCCGGGTGTACAATTCACTGTAATGTAATGCACCTTATGCAATGCGAGTTCTGAAATGTGGATCTGCCTTAACATTATTGGCCATATCTTGTTGAAATTTCACCTGAGGCGTGGTCATTTTGAAGTTCACCGGTTTATACAGTTCAGTGTCCCTGTCGTTTGTTGTTTTGATTTCCTTCTGTTCACCGCTGGTGCACCGTGAAATCTGCAACTCGCTCTCTACCTCTGAACTTGCTGTTTGAACAGTGATGTGTGGATGTTTCTTTGTTTTTCTAAACGGAGGTAAAAGCTTTGCCTCAAGAGTTTGCAAGAACAAGCCAAGAAGGCAAACATAACAAGGTGTTACAACTGTAAAATAACAAGGCGGAAAAGGGTTGCGAGGCTTATCGATTTCTAATATAGCTGTTGAGGTTTACAATTATTTTGCACCAGATGGTGGCCTCGGATTTGATCATCCTGGAAACATCGGTCAGTATGGAGTGCACATTGCCAAAAACCCTTATTCCATTAATTTCAAATTTCTCAAGATACCAACACAAGGAGGGACGCCATGGCCGTTCGCCTAGTGTCGTAGGCGTTGACAGTGGAGAGCCACCAATCTTTCACCGAGACAAAGTTGGTCTAGTTCAATTCAATGTGAAGGATAGCATTTCAAACTCCATATTATAGCGGCATTTAACACTGGTAGAAAATAGCCTGTAGATCATATTATCTTGGTGGCTTCCTTTATGTTGCCACACCACTAGTAAAGGCTCAGTGCCACTAGTAGGTGGGCCATGACACCGGTTCATCCTAAAAATATTGGTGGCGCGACAAAATGGACCTCTTAGAAAGTTAGATGGGATGAATTTAAAATTGAAATTCATGAATTGAGCATGAGATAATTTTGCATCATATAAAGAGAAAAAACAAATATTGGACATGTCTTATCGTTTTTAATTTCTGCTTTCCCTGAGGGAAAACGGACTGCACGACTCTGCCTGCGAATTGTGCACAAGA
It includes:
- the LOC127312011 gene encoding protein REVEILLE 8; this encodes MVSMSTAPNPLEAAAAVSVGGGGGDGGGGGGKKQKQEQLAAPMAVPTASAAAEATKVRKPYTITKSRESWTEPEHDKFLEALQLFDRDWKKIEAFVGSKTVIQIRSHAQKYFLKVQKNGTGEHLPPPRPKRKAAHPYPQKASKASQAAVSQQLPPPPPHHHQDQDAVMSMDASMVVPNNNANAVAPSWDNALVQPLSGSHTQGAAATNNCSSSIESQSGTWPTSEAVEQENAPPPLRAMPDFAQVYNFLGSVFDPDKSGHLQRLKAMDPIDVETVLLLMRNLSMNLTSPDFEAHRNLLSSYGCDEDDTKSGSMGSLGSQSHHLPSMVTSE